A single region of the Betta splendens chromosome 12, fBetSpl5.4, whole genome shotgun sequence genome encodes:
- the mrps24 gene encoding 28S ribosomal protein S24, mitochondrial, with the protein MAVPFSSAARLTSSSVLFRFGSSSRCLHISAVCCKSKAARIKMGKGDRPLTYEQALQPHYIGHRKGWLSQHTSNLKGEVGAADRAVEDMFLRKFMFGTFYGCLANEIVIKRHGNMIVICALMLQRHPPPKLYFLIGYSESLLSHFYKCPVKLEIQTVQNKTVYKYV; encoded by the exons ATGGCGGTGCCCTTCAGCAGCGCAGCGAGGCTAACGTCTTCG AGCGTCTTATTCAGATTCGGCTCGTCGAGCAGATGCCTTCACATCAGCGCTGTGTGCTGCAAG AGCAAAGCAGCTCGTATTAAAATGGGAAAAGGAGATCGACCTTTGACCTATGAACAAGCGCTCCAGCCACATTACATTGGCCACCGTAAAGGATGGTTGTCACAGCATACGA GTAACCTCAAAGGTGAAGTGGGAGCCGCCGACCGGGCGGTGGAGGACATGTTCCTGAGGAAATTCATGTTCGGGACCTTCTACGGGTGCCTGGCCAACGAGATCGTGATCAAAAGACACGGCAACATGATCGTGATCTGCGCGTTAATGCTACAGAGACACCCTCCGCCCAAGTTATACTTTCTAATAGGCTACTCGGAATCTCTGCTCTCCCACTTCTACAAATGTCCCGTCAAGTTAGAGATACAGACGGTGCAGAATAAAACCGTGTACAAGTACGTCTGA
- the nudcd3 gene encoding nudC domain-containing protein 3 yields the protein MASPLEMTEMYDNALLGILQHVGNIQDFLQVFFGFLYRKTDFYRLLSGPNDKMGFPPGAAEKMVLKTSKLFETLAQRDRERLSELQKKEDSCCVPRAVEELEVTTQQSADQVDQVDPVLVQSSSVDAGELSVPVAPEPSCSTSSVPVLCEDQAAAASAKPADAGQDTFQCNPDSYNGAVRDTYSWSQDYTDVEVRVFVPSTVVKGRQVSVALQTSSVRVSVREAAKEKTLLEGEFTHKINTENSLWSLEPGKCVVLSLSKSSEVWWDAILKGEKAIDINQINRERNMASVDDEEHAVLDRLTFDYHQKLQGKPQSHELKVHEMLKKGWDAEGSPFKGQQFDPSMFDIPPSAVQF from the exons ATGGCGTCGCCGCTAGAGATGACGGAGATGTACGACAACGCGCTGCTCGGCATTTTGCAGCACGTCGGCAACATCCAGGACTTTCTGCAGGTCTTTTTCGGGTTTCTGTACCGAAAGACGGACTTCTACCGGCTGCTGTCAGGCCCGAACGACAAGATGGGCTTTCCCCCCGGGGCGGCGGAGAAGATGGTGCTGAAG aCGTCCAAGCTGTTTGAGACGCTGGCACAGCGTGACAGAGAGAGGCTGAGTGAGCTGCAGAAGAAAGAGGACAGTTGCTGTGTTCCCCGGGCGgtcgaggagctggaggtcacCACTCAGCAGAGCGCTGATCAGGTGGACCAGGTGGATCCGGTGTTGGTGCAGAGCTCCTCTGTGGATGCAGGCGAGCTTTCAGTTCCTGTTGCACCAGAAcccagctgcagcaccagcagcgttCCGGTACTGTGTGAAGaccaagcagctgcagccagcgcAAAACCAGCAGATGC gggTCAGGACACATTTCAGTGCAACCCTGACAGTTACAACGGGGCAGTGAGAGACACCTACAGCTGGTCCCAGGACTACACTGACGTGGAGGTCCGCGTGTTTGTGCCCAGCACAGTGGTGAAAGGCAGACAG GTCAGCGTTGCTCTGCAGACCAGCAGCgtgagagtgagtgtgaggGAAGCAGCTAAAGAGAAAACGCTGCTGGAAGGAGAGTTCACACACAAGATCAACACGGAGAACTCTCTGTGGAGTCTGGAGCCGGGGAAATGTGTCGTT ctgtcactcagcaagTCGTCGGAGGTTTGGTGGGACGCGATTCTTAAAGGGGAGAAGGCGATCGACATAAACCAGATTAACCGCGAACGCAACATGGCGTCGGTGGATGACGAGGAGCACGCGGTTCTGGACAGACTCACCTTCGACTACCATCAGAAGCTGCAGGGGAAACCGCAGAGTCACGAGCTG AAGGTGCACGAGATGCTGAAGAAGGGCTGGGACGCTGAGGGTTCGCCGTTCAAGGGGCAGCAGTTCGACCCGTCCATGTTTGACATCCCCCCCAGCGCCGTCCAGTTCTGA
- the gnsb gene encoding glucosamine (N-acetyl)-6-sulfatase (Sanfilippo disease IIID), b, with amino-acid sequence MAGPRVGAGASGRRHAAAVLALLALLTAQLTCGVGRVDASKQSNIVLIVADDQDVVLGGMTPMKNTKALIGDAGATFVNAFTVTPLCCPSRSSVLTGRYPHNHAVRNNSLSGNCSSRLWQTGPEAEALPVYLSKRGYQTFFAGKYLNQYGAKDAGGAGHVPPGWDQWVALVGNSQYYNYTLSVNGKEEEHGGSYEQDYLTDLITNRSLRFLDQRSPQHPFFLMLCPPAPHSPWAAAPQYRSHFSNVKAPRDGSFDKPAKDKHWLLRRAANPMSNSSVSFLDDAFRKRWRTLLSVDDMVAALVRKLDSLQALNDTYVFYTSDNGYHTGQFSLPIDKRQLYEFDIRVPLMVRGPGIEPKQTLQAPVLNIDLAPTILDVSGLNLSSVNVDGQSFLSQMAPSLRNGTTRPFFLVEYTGEGNPKADPACPQVGPGLSQCFPDCVCEDAFNNTYACVRTLDGAANLQYCEFADTESFVEVYNMTADPHQLENILKKVDPSVLQTMNQRLIKLQSCVGNSCRDIK; translated from the exons ATGGCAGGTCCGAGGGTCGGAGCCGGAGCGAGCGGACGCCGGCACGCGGCCGCGGTGCTCGCGCTGCTCGCGCTGCTGACGGCTCAGCTCACCTGCGGCGTCGGGCGCGTGGACGCGTCCAAGCAGAGCAACATCGTCCTGATCGTGGCCGACGACCAGGACGTGGTGCTGGGCGGGATG ACTCCCATGAAGAACACCAAAGCGCTAATAGGAGACGCGGGAGCCACGTTCGTGAACGCC TTCACGGTGACGCCGCTGTGCTGCCCGAGCAGGAGCAGCGTCCTCACGGGCCGGTACCCCCACAACCACGCGGTGAGGAACAACTCCCTGTCCGGGAACTGCTCCAGCCGCCTGTGGCAGACGGGGCCCGAGGCCGAGGCCCTGCCCGTGTACCTGAGCAAGCGGGGCTACCAGACCTTCTTCGCGGGGAAATACCTGAACCAG TACGGGGCGAAGGACGCGGGGGGCGCGGGCCACGTCCCGCCCGGCTGGGACCAGTGGGTGGCGCTG GTGGGGAACTCCCAGTACTACAACTACACGCTGTCGGTGAACggcaaagaggaggagcacGGCGGCAGCTACGAGCAGGACTACCTCACCGACCTCATC ACCAACCGCTCCCTCCGCTTCCTGGACCAGCGCAGTCCCCAGCATCCCTTCTTCCTGATGCTGTGCCCTCCGGCTCCACACTCCCCGTGGGCGGCGGCGCCCCAGTACCGGAGCCACTTCAGCAACGTGAAGGCGCCTCGCGACGGGAGCTTCGACAAGCCGGCGAAG GACAAGCACTGGCTGCTGCGTCGCGCCGCCAACCCCATGTCCAACAGCTCCGTCAGCTTCCTGGACGACGCCTTCCGGAAAAG GTGGCGGACGCTCCTGTCCGTGGACGACATGGTGGCGGCGCTGGTCCGGAAGCTCGACAGCCTGCAGGCGCTCAACGACACCTACGTCTTCTACACGTCCGACAACGGCTACCACACAG GCCAGTTCTCTCTGCCCATCGATAAGAGGCAGCTGTACGAGTTCGACATCCGGGTGCCGCTCATGGTCCGAGGTCCGGGCATCGAACCCAAGCAGACGCTGCAG GCGCCCGTGCTGAACATCGACCTGGCTCCGACCATCCTCGACGTGTCCGGGCTGAACCTGTCGTCTGTGAATGTGGACGGACAGTCCTTTCTCTCTCAGATG gcCCCGTCGCTGCGTAACGGCACCACTCGGCCCTTTTTCCTGGTCGAATACACGGGGGAGGGGAACCCGAAGGCGGACCCTGCTTGTCCTCAAGTGGGACCTGGACTCTCT CAATGTTTCCCAGACTGCGTGTGCGAAGACGCCTTCAACAACACGTACGCCTGCGTCCGGACCCTCGACGGCGCCGCCAACCTGCAGTACTGCGAGTTTGCCGACACCGAG tcgtTCGTGGAGGTCTACAATATGACGGCAGACCCGCACCAGCTGGAGAACATCCTGAAGAAGGTGGACCCGTCAGTGCTGCAAACCATGAACCAGCGGCTCATAAAGCTCCAGTCCTGTGTGGGCAACAGCTGCCGAGACATAAAGTAG